gcggtacatttttttttattcattttccattctgcttatcctcactaccgTTGCGggggtgttggagcctatcctagcagattttgggtgagaggtggggaaCATCCTGAACTtctcaccagccaattgcaggtggGAGTACAATAGTCATGCACAAATGAGCAAAGAAGAATCAACTACGGTGAGTGACTGTAGTATTGTACGACTTCCCAGTGGAGAAAATATGCAAACCTAAAGGAGTAccaaaatgaattgaattgtaGCATTACATCATGATCCACAAACTGATTCTTTACATTGTATTCAATTATGTTGTTGCTCTACGTTTCTAAGATGATCATTTTCCTTGCTAAAAAATTGTGGAACCAGAAGAGTGAAACTTCATTgtgattcatttcaatggggaaatatGGTTTGAGACAAGTTTAGAGTAACAGCCATGGTCATGCAACAAATTAAACTCTTACCTAAAGGCACCACacaatttgcattattttagaCAGTAAATACCCTTGTGGTGCCACTGTCCTGTATTTTTACTTTCATATTTATGAGTAGTATTAATCTCATTTTAGTACCACATTTCCTTAAATTTTGGTTAAGAGTAAACAATACTATGTGATTTAATAATTGATTGACTCAAAGTCTATATAATAGACATGTTAAAATCTATGCTTTGTGGTGGAAAACGACTTAAAATACTGTacgtaaaaatgtgaaaaaaacatgtaaaattttGTTACCCCCGCGCTCGTCCCACGACGTCCTTCTTTTCGAGCCAATGTTGTCCCTGCTTGTACAGACCTCGGTCATCCACAGCGTTATTGTCCCCTTTGGTCAAAAACTTAATGTCTCCATTTTCCCTAGAAAGACAAATGCTCAGTTTAAGTCCCTTGACTTTAGCAAGAGTCATCAGCAGTCGTCATTTAGTCTTACTTTTCGTGAACCTTTAAAACTCTGTGAACAATTGGGATCTCTCGGCCTTCTATCCTGAAGACAACGATCTCGCCCACTCGGATGGGGTCCTCAACACGGTTGGTGAGAAAGAGGAGGTCTCCTCTGTGGAAAGCTGGCTCCATGCTACCACTGAAATTAGGTGAAAAAATGCCCTTCGTCACCAATTATGTTCATTATCTGCATGGAGAGAATTTCTAAGCACAGTCAAGGTGTTGACGGGATCCGGATTAGTGGCCCCAACACAGCATCACTGCTTTTTACAGATGACGTGGTTAAAAACCATGAAATTCAactctcacacagacacacctgAGAACAACAACGATGGGACTCTCACTGCCTGTGACCACCATGAGACCCTTCCAGATCATCAGAGCCGAGGAAACTATCATGCCAAAGTTCAGCACCTGGTAATAGAGCTGCAACAGAAATGCACAGTTAGTATTTTTGGGGGTATTATAAACAACTATGaaaaacattacacattttGGTGCATTCAGATTGGTGCACTACATGCCCTATGAGCTCCATGAgctgtaatgtgtgtgtgtgtgggggggggttccacCACAATGTAATTTCATATTATGTCTCAGAAGATCATACCAAAATATTGGGCCCAGTATGTCAAATTAAACAACCAAAGGGGCTCCCTATCTTAGTGTTGGCAAAGTTCAAAGCGCTGATAGGACTGTTACATGAATGTGACTGCAAACGTGCAGCATTTCTAGGTCTGTTTTCTCATGCAGCTTGGGACCATATACCTTGAGTCTAACGTTTCCATAAATTCACTGGTTTTGCAACATTTTCCTTTCCCGTCATATGAAAGTTAATGCGAAAATGTTTCTCAGTGGGAATTCACTTAGTAGGCGCTATTTTTGTGGTCGCTGAAGCAGTCGCCAAACACAGCGACCAAATCACTAGGTTGTCGCcactgtgtgtattttcataaaataactCACTAAAATAGCATAAATGTGCCGCCCATCAGTATGATTCAGTACACGCTCCCCAGTTTTGTTtacctttgtgtgtttttcggtCATCTCtagactcaagtacacaagaaatgACTAGCTAACCATGAGAGAgtcttctctgtatttttttttttgacaactctaATCAATTCGCTGAATCTTTTACCCCAGTTACTCATCGGCACTTTCTACGGCCTCAAAGACGGTGGAGAGCCTTGTGAGCCGGTACACAAGTTCAACATCAACTGGTGCTTCCGTCGATTCATCTCGCGAACCTACACTCCCTaggcaacaaaatggatgaacttcaacTTCTTCAGGTCCCCAGTTGAtgcactgcagtttgcctatgcAGATAACAGGTCTGTGGaagatgccgtcaacatgggtctgcacttcatccttgaacatctcgacagtgagggaacctatgcgaggatcctgttcttgcgtttaacaccatcatccctgaactcctctcctccaagcttctccagctcagcatctcgcctgccatctgccagtgtatCTAACCGTTCCTGACGGGCAGAACACAGCAGGTAAGGTTTGGGGGGCACCTCATCTacgtgcactatcagcaccggggcaccccaagatTTTGTCCTCTCCACGTTAttaaaatctgaatattttttcccctaaattactcttgcattttttttaaaatacaatgatAAATGTAATTGTGTATGTGTAAATACTCATTTGTTGCGGTGACAACATTTCCTTAATCGCACGAATAAAGCTACCAACTGGAAATCTTAAAGATAAACATGTTAAACATGCATAATTCCCATGGCATTTAGGATTGCGCTTGATACGAATGTTTGATTACGAAGGGTGTTAGAATGGGGGTGGGTTTTCCTGAATAACTCGAAAATAGTTGCCAACCTCATGGTACTCTCCATTTAAACGATTCAATTGTGGTCCGAACAACTTCTGCTCCCAGTAGTGCAGTAAGTGACAAGCTAGCTGGTGCACTAACCGGCTCTGCAACTCCACGTAAGTTTCACGGCAGTATTGTACATTTCACTTGCTATAAAAGCACCGAGATTTGTgtgtagttttgtttgtttaacgtGTTGTGCCGCGGCTAGCGACCGTTAGCCCGGACTGTGCTCCCTAACCCTGCACAAAGTATGAAAGTGACGCCGTTCCACCCACCTGCCGCTTGTTCATGCGACGCACGTCGTCAAGGAAATCAAATGATAACATCTTGGGAAATTTTGCGAGCGTAAAAAACACCGAAATTCACATAAAAACGTGTTGAGAAGGCGAGCATATGGATGCAGCGACAGGCGGTCGAAAAGCTCGCATCCTGTCT
The DNA window shown above is from Syngnathoides biaculeatus isolate LvHL_M chromosome 3, ASM1980259v1, whole genome shotgun sequence and carries:
- the sec11a gene encoding signal peptidase complex catalytic subunit SEC11A; translation: MLSFDFLDDVRRMNKRQLYYQVLNFGMIVSSALMIWKGLMVVTGSESPIVVVLSGSMEPAFHRGDLLFLTNRVEDPIRVGEIVVFRIEGREIPIVHRVLKVHEKENGDIKFLTKGDNNAVDDRGLYKQGQHWLEKKDVVGRARGFVPYIGIVTILMNDYPKFKYAVLFMLGLFVLVHRE